The Elaeis guineensis isolate ETL-2024a chromosome 13, EG11, whole genome shotgun sequence genome includes a region encoding these proteins:
- the LOC105056603 gene encoding LOW QUALITY PROTEIN: malate dehydrogenase, chloroplastic (The sequence of the model RefSeq protein was modified relative to this genomic sequence to represent the inferred CDS: deleted 2 bases in 1 codon) produces MASAAITTVSISSIYAQTALGAKSKPIGLNFSSPKSFKSFSGLKAAASIGIESETSFLGQESKAALQASFVPNIKPRQRFTKQLQPRASTYKVAILGAAGGIGQPLALLIKMSPLVSDLHLYDIANVKGVAADLSHCNTPSQVLDFTGPSELANCLKGMDVVVIPAGVPRKPGMTRDDLFNINANIVKTLVEAVADNCPDAFIHIISNPVNSTVAIAAEVLKQKGVYDPKKLFGVTTLDVVRANTFVAEKKKLRLIDVDVPVVGGHAGITILPLLSKMRPSVTFTDAEVEELTVRIQNGGTEVVEAKAGAGSATLSMAYAAARFVESSLRALDGDGDVYECSFIQSELTELPFFASRVKLGKKGVEAVLSADAGLTEYEAKALEALKPELKASIEKGVAFVQKQGAAAASV; encoded by the exons atGGCATCGGCAGCAATCACAACTGTGTCCATCAGTTCGATATATGCTCAGACTGCTTTGGGAGCAAAATCCAAGCCCATAGGCTTGAATTTTAGTAGCCCAAAATCCTTCAAAAGTTTTAGTGGTCTGAAAGCAGCAGCATCAATTGGAATTGAATCAGAGACATCCTTTCTTGGCCAGGAAAGCAAAGCTGCACTCCAGGCATCTTTTGTTCCAAATATCAAACCAAGACAGAGGTTCACAAAGCAACTCCAGCCCCGAGCATCGACTTATAAGGTGGCTATCCTTGGGGCTGCTGGTGGGATTGGTCAACCCTTGGCACTTCTTATCAAGATGTCTCCACTGGTCTCAGATTTGCATCTTTATGATATTGCAAACGTGAAAGGGGTTGCTGCTGATCTCAGCCATTGCAATACTCCCTCCCAGGTTCTTGATTTCACCGGACCATCAGAACTTGCCAATTGTTTAAAAGGAATGGATGTGGTTGTCATCCCTGCAGGTGTTCCCAGGAAGCCAGGCATGACCCGTGATGATCTATTCAACATCAATGCCAACATTGTGAAGACATTGGTTGAGGCTGTTGCAGACAATTGTCCAGATGCTTTCATCCACATCATCAGCAACCCTGTCAACTCAACTGTCGCAATAGCTGCAGAGGTTCTCAAGCAGAAGGGTGTCTACGATCCAAAGAAGCTTTTCGGTGTCACAACTCTAGATGTTGTTAGAGCTAACACTTTTGTTGCAGAAAAGAAGAAGCTCAGGCTCATTGATGTGGATGTTCCAGTTGTTGGGGGTCATGCTGGCATTACTATCTTACCACTGTTGTCGAAGATGAGACCATCAGTGACCTTCACAGATGCAGAAGTTGAAGAGCTAACTGTGAGAATACAGAATGGTGGGACAGAGGTTGTGGAGGCGAAAGCTGGTGCTGGATCTGCTACCCTGTCCATGGCCTATGCAGCAGCCAGATTTGTTGAGTCATCTCTCCGAGCATTGGATGGAGATGGAGATGTCTATGAGTGCTCTTTTATTCAGTCCGAGCTAACTGAACTGCCTTTCTTTGCATCAAGAGTTAAGCTTGGGAAGAAAGGCGTGGAAGCTGTGTTATCGGCAGAT GCGGGGCTGACGGAGTACGAGGCAAAAGCACTGGAAGCTTTAAAGCCAGAGTTGAAGGCCAGCATTGAGAAGGGTGTGGCATTTGTGCAGAAACAGGGAGCGGCAGCTGCATCTGTCTGA